From the genome of Pygocentrus nattereri isolate fPygNat1 chromosome 25, fPygNat1.pri, whole genome shotgun sequence, one region includes:
- the LOC108425703 gene encoding C-C chemokine receptor type 4-like isoform X2: protein MIGNHTVNTIPTEDYGSYYNNSDMWAPCNNSIVRNFGQIFLPTLYTIVFIVGLIGNGLVLCVLAKYSKRLNMMDVCLFNLALSDLLFLLSLPFWAHYAATDMWIFGSSMCQAVTAFYMLGFYGSIFFMLLMTVDRYLVTVHALTSLFFKRQSVSVGIALIFFMWAISLGASLPTIIFSQVKNESTGSMCQQEYPGKWRLVGYMELNILGLILPLTVMGICYSQIIPTLAAMKSKKKHRAIKLMLVLIIVFFLFWTPYNVVIFMHFLHYLGYMESCKWQHDLLMAMQWTETITFSHCCINPIIYAFMGQRFRTLVIKTLKEWFPICFSRCRTLHIQPTDKKSSMRSTEITTIL, encoded by the exons ATGATTGGGAATCATACAGTCAACACAATTCCGA CAGAAGACTATGGCAGTTACTACAATAACAGTGATATGTGGGCGCCCTGCAACAACAGTATTGTAAGAAACTTTGGCCAAATCTTCCTCCCGACCCTCTACACCATAGTCTTCATTGTGGGCTTAATTGGAAATGGTCTGGTGTTGTGTGTCCTTGCCAAATACAGCAAGAGACTGAACATGATGGATGTGTGCCTCTTCAACTTGGCACTGTCTGACCTGCTGTTTCTCCTATCTCTGCCGTTCTGGGCCCACTACGCTGCCACCGACATGTGGATCTTTGGGAGTTCCATGTGCCAAGCTGTGACTGCATTTTACATGCTAGGCTTCTACGGCAGCATCTTCTTCATGCTCCTCATGACGGTGGATCGTTACCTTGTCACTGTCCATGCCCTAACCTCCCTTTTTTTTAAGCGCCAATCAGTGAGCGTGGGCATAGCCCTGATCTTCTTTATGTGGGCAATCAGCCTGGGCGCTTCTCTCCCAACCATCATATTCTCTCAAGTCAAGAACGAGTCAACTGGATCGATGTGCCAGCAAGAGTATCCAGGGAAGTGGAGGTTGGTCGGCTACATGGAGCTGAACATCCTTGGCCTGATCCTCCCCCTCACCGTCATGGGGATTTGCTACTCTCAGATCATCCCCACTTTGGCTGCTATGAAGTCTAAGAAGAAGCACAGAGCCATCAAGCTCATGCTGGTCTTGATCatagttttctttctcttctggaCACCCTACAATGTGGTCATATTTATGCACTTTCTTCATTACTTGGGATACATGGAAAGCTGCAAATGGCAGCATGACCTGTTAATGGCCATGCAGTGGACTGAAACCATCACTTTTAGTCACTGCTGCATCAACCCCATCATCTATGCCTTTATGGGGCAGAGGTTCAGGACATTAGTCATAAAGACTTTGAAAGAGTGGTTTCCAATTTGCTTCAGCCGGTGCAGAACACTTCACATCCAGCCGACAGATAAGAAGAGCTCCATGCGCTCCACAGAAATTACAACAATTTTATAG
- the LOC108425703 gene encoding C-C chemokine receptor type 4-like isoform X3, with product MIGNHTVNTIPKDYGSYYNNSDMWAPCNNSIVRNFGQIFLPTLYTIVFIVGLIGNGLVLCVLAKYSKRLNMMDVCLFNLALSDLLFLLSLPFWAHYAATDMWIFGSSMCQAVTAFYMLGFYGSIFFMLLMTVDRYLVTVHALTSLFFKRQSVSVGIALIFFMWAISLGASLPTIIFSQVKNESTGSMCQQEYPGKWRLVGYMELNILGLILPLTVMGICYSQIIPTLAAMKSKKKHRAIKLMLVLIIVFFLFWTPYNVVIFMHFLHYLGYMESCKWQHDLLMAMQWTETITFSHCCINPIIYAFMGQRFRTLVIKTLKEWFPICFSRCRTLHIQPTDKKSSMRSTEITTIL from the exons ATGATTGGGAATCATACAGTCAACACAATTCCGA AAGACTATGGCAGTTACTACAATAACAGTGATATGTGGGCGCCCTGCAACAACAGTATTGTAAGAAACTTTGGCCAAATCTTCCTCCCGACCCTCTACACCATAGTCTTCATTGTGGGCTTAATTGGAAATGGTCTGGTGTTGTGTGTCCTTGCCAAATACAGCAAGAGACTGAACATGATGGATGTGTGCCTCTTCAACTTGGCACTGTCTGACCTGCTGTTTCTCCTATCTCTGCCGTTCTGGGCCCACTACGCTGCCACCGACATGTGGATCTTTGGGAGTTCCATGTGCCAAGCTGTGACTGCATTTTACATGCTAGGCTTCTACGGCAGCATCTTCTTCATGCTCCTCATGACGGTGGATCGTTACCTTGTCACTGTCCATGCCCTAACCTCCCTTTTTTTTAAGCGCCAATCAGTGAGCGTGGGCATAGCCCTGATCTTCTTTATGTGGGCAATCAGCCTGGGCGCTTCTCTCCCAACCATCATATTCTCTCAAGTCAAGAACGAGTCAACTGGATCGATGTGCCAGCAAGAGTATCCAGGGAAGTGGAGGTTGGTCGGCTACATGGAGCTGAACATCCTTGGCCTGATCCTCCCCCTCACCGTCATGGGGATTTGCTACTCTCAGATCATCCCCACTTTGGCTGCTATGAAGTCTAAGAAGAAGCACAGAGCCATCAAGCTCATGCTGGTCTTGATCatagttttctttctcttctggaCACCCTACAATGTGGTCATATTTATGCACTTTCTTCATTACTTGGGATACATGGAAAGCTGCAAATGGCAGCATGACCTGTTAATGGCCATGCAGTGGACTGAAACCATCACTTTTAGTCACTGCTGCATCAACCCCATCATCTATGCCTTTATGGGGCAGAGGTTCAGGACATTAGTCATAAAGACTTTGAAAGAGTGGTTTCCAATTTGCTTCAGCCGGTGCAGAACACTTCACATCCAGCCGACAGATAAGAAGAGCTCCATGCGCTCCACAGAAATTACAACAATTTTATAG
- the LOC108425703 gene encoding C-C chemokine receptor type 4-like isoform X4, with translation MWAPCNNSIVRNFGQIFLPTLYTIVFIVGLIGNGLVLCVLAKYSKRLNMMDVCLFNLALSDLLFLLSLPFWAHYAATDMWIFGSSMCQAVTAFYMLGFYGSIFFMLLMTVDRYLVTVHALTSLFFKRQSVSVGIALIFFMWAISLGASLPTIIFSQVKNESTGSMCQQEYPGKWRLVGYMELNILGLILPLTVMGICYSQIIPTLAAMKSKKKHRAIKLMLVLIIVFFLFWTPYNVVIFMHFLHYLGYMESCKWQHDLLMAMQWTETITFSHCCINPIIYAFMGQRFRTLVIKTLKEWFPICFSRCRTLHIQPTDKKSSMRSTEITTIL, from the coding sequence ATGTGGGCGCCCTGCAACAACAGTATTGTAAGAAACTTTGGCCAAATCTTCCTCCCGACCCTCTACACCATAGTCTTCATTGTGGGCTTAATTGGAAATGGTCTGGTGTTGTGTGTCCTTGCCAAATACAGCAAGAGACTGAACATGATGGATGTGTGCCTCTTCAACTTGGCACTGTCTGACCTGCTGTTTCTCCTATCTCTGCCGTTCTGGGCCCACTACGCTGCCACCGACATGTGGATCTTTGGGAGTTCCATGTGCCAAGCTGTGACTGCATTTTACATGCTAGGCTTCTACGGCAGCATCTTCTTCATGCTCCTCATGACGGTGGATCGTTACCTTGTCACTGTCCATGCCCTAACCTCCCTTTTTTTTAAGCGCCAATCAGTGAGCGTGGGCATAGCCCTGATCTTCTTTATGTGGGCAATCAGCCTGGGCGCTTCTCTCCCAACCATCATATTCTCTCAAGTCAAGAACGAGTCAACTGGATCGATGTGCCAGCAAGAGTATCCAGGGAAGTGGAGGTTGGTCGGCTACATGGAGCTGAACATCCTTGGCCTGATCCTCCCCCTCACCGTCATGGGGATTTGCTACTCTCAGATCATCCCCACTTTGGCTGCTATGAAGTCTAAGAAGAAGCACAGAGCCATCAAGCTCATGCTGGTCTTGATCatagttttctttctcttctggaCACCCTACAATGTGGTCATATTTATGCACTTTCTTCATTACTTGGGATACATGGAAAGCTGCAAATGGCAGCATGACCTGTTAATGGCCATGCAGTGGACTGAAACCATCACTTTTAGTCACTGCTGCATCAACCCCATCATCTATGCCTTTATGGGGCAGAGGTTCAGGACATTAGTCATAAAGACTTTGAAAGAGTGGTTTCCAATTTGCTTCAGCCGGTGCAGAACACTTCACATCCAGCCGACAGATAAGAAGAGCTCCATGCGCTCCACAGAAATTACAACAATTTTATAG
- the LOC108425703 gene encoding C-C chemokine receptor type 4-like isoform X1 — protein MIGNHTVNTIPSKSEDYGSYYNNSDMWAPCNNSIVRNFGQIFLPTLYTIVFIVGLIGNGLVLCVLAKYSKRLNMMDVCLFNLALSDLLFLLSLPFWAHYAATDMWIFGSSMCQAVTAFYMLGFYGSIFFMLLMTVDRYLVTVHALTSLFFKRQSVSVGIALIFFMWAISLGASLPTIIFSQVKNESTGSMCQQEYPGKWRLVGYMELNILGLILPLTVMGICYSQIIPTLAAMKSKKKHRAIKLMLVLIIVFFLFWTPYNVVIFMHFLHYLGYMESCKWQHDLLMAMQWTETITFSHCCINPIIYAFMGQRFRTLVIKTLKEWFPICFSRCRTLHIQPTDKKSSMRSTEITTIL, from the exons ATGATTGGGAATCATACAGTCAACACAATTCCGAGTAAGT CAGAAGACTATGGCAGTTACTACAATAACAGTGATATGTGGGCGCCCTGCAACAACAGTATTGTAAGAAACTTTGGCCAAATCTTCCTCCCGACCCTCTACACCATAGTCTTCATTGTGGGCTTAATTGGAAATGGTCTGGTGTTGTGTGTCCTTGCCAAATACAGCAAGAGACTGAACATGATGGATGTGTGCCTCTTCAACTTGGCACTGTCTGACCTGCTGTTTCTCCTATCTCTGCCGTTCTGGGCCCACTACGCTGCCACCGACATGTGGATCTTTGGGAGTTCCATGTGCCAAGCTGTGACTGCATTTTACATGCTAGGCTTCTACGGCAGCATCTTCTTCATGCTCCTCATGACGGTGGATCGTTACCTTGTCACTGTCCATGCCCTAACCTCCCTTTTTTTTAAGCGCCAATCAGTGAGCGTGGGCATAGCCCTGATCTTCTTTATGTGGGCAATCAGCCTGGGCGCTTCTCTCCCAACCATCATATTCTCTCAAGTCAAGAACGAGTCAACTGGATCGATGTGCCAGCAAGAGTATCCAGGGAAGTGGAGGTTGGTCGGCTACATGGAGCTGAACATCCTTGGCCTGATCCTCCCCCTCACCGTCATGGGGATTTGCTACTCTCAGATCATCCCCACTTTGGCTGCTATGAAGTCTAAGAAGAAGCACAGAGCCATCAAGCTCATGCTGGTCTTGATCatagttttctttctcttctggaCACCCTACAATGTGGTCATATTTATGCACTTTCTTCATTACTTGGGATACATGGAAAGCTGCAAATGGCAGCATGACCTGTTAATGGCCATGCAGTGGACTGAAACCATCACTTTTAGTCACTGCTGCATCAACCCCATCATCTATGCCTTTATGGGGCAGAGGTTCAGGACATTAGTCATAAAGACTTTGAAAGAGTGGTTTCCAATTTGCTTCAGCCGGTGCAGAACACTTCACATCCAGCCGACAGATAAGAAGAGCTCCATGCGCTCCACAGAAATTACAACAATTTTATAG